From Medicago truncatula cultivar Jemalong A17 chromosome 7, MtrunA17r5.0-ANR, whole genome shotgun sequence, a single genomic window includes:
- the LOC25498306 gene encoding uncharacterized protein — protein MSGSENRREKFAGLTLDDVLANQKRLATAPPSKPSPPKSRTLVDTIKEDEINKKDRRSWKAFKDKIRLKRTGSAWTSTIHIPTSDIPIQNPNSRSFSQFGRRNSVRIQTHHDDSDMSTTQSMTHQGDDPDSSEESNPPATRPQFTRRISTRLSVESPENSSGGGNLRSQLSRRNSTNVSSEPFHRGRVVTFRDNFDEDDPDDDDNKKPATVRALSAREAVAAQEAAEAAAATEVETSEGAPMMMSLMDLLEETDREMGLEGSRYTLSDEEDINDDECEDDEDGEGAMEETCCICMVKHKGAAFAPCGHSFCRMCSRELMVAKGSCPLCNNFIVEILEIF, from the exons ATGTCAGGTTCAGAGAACCGTCGAGAGAAGTTTGCTGGCTTGACTCTTGACGACGTCTTAGCCAATCAAAAGAGATTAGCAACTGCACCACCTAGCAAACCATCACCTCCGAAGAGTCGAACGCTTGTAGACACCATCAAAGAAGACGAGATCAACAAAAAAGACCGCAG ATCTTGGAAAGCATTCAAGGACAAGATTCGACTCAAACGCACTGGCTCTGCTTGGACATCAACGATTCATATTCCAACTTCAGATATTCCTATCCAAAATCCTAATAGTAGAAGTTTTTCTCAATTCGGTCGTCGCAACTCAGTCCGAATCCAAACTCACCACGATGACTCAGACATGTCAACCACCCAATCCATGACTCACCAAGGGGACGACCCTGACTCATCGGAGGAGTCCAATCCTCCGGCCACTAGACCACAGTTCACTCGCCGCATCTCCACACGTCTCTCGGTCGAATCACCAGAAAACTCCTCTGGCGGAGGAAATCTCCGGTCGCAACTCTCACGAAGAAATTCCACCAATGTGTCATCAGAGCCGTTTCACCGAGGACGTGTAGTGACTTTTAGAGACAACTTCGATGAGGATGATCCCGACGATGATGACAACAAGAAACCAGCGACAGTGAGGGCACTTTCAGCAAGGGAGGCAGTGGCAGCGCAGGAAGCGGCAGAAGCTGCTGCAGCAACAGAGGTGGAGACTTCAGAAGGGGCTCCAATGATGATGTCACTAATGGACTTGCTGGAGGAGACTGATAGGGAGATGGGATTGGAAGGATCAAGGTATACTTTGAGTGATGAAGAAGACATCAACGATGATGAATGTGAAGATGATGAGGATGGAGAAGGTGCCATGGAAGAGACTTGTTGTATTTGCATGGTGAAACATAAGGGTGCTGCTTTTGCTCCTTGTGGCCACAGTTTCTGCAGGATGTGTTCAAGGGAGCTTATGGTGGCTAAGGGAAGCTGTCCACTCTGCAACAATTTCATTGTAGAGATTCTCGAgatattctga
- the LOC25498307 gene encoding small EDRK-rich factor 2 yields MTRGNQREKDRERAAARVGGSKGKPGKNDGLTPEQRRERDAKALQEKTAKKAGQDAGGNNAGGSKK; encoded by the exons ATGACTC GCGGTAACCAGAGAGAGAAAGATCGTGAAAGGGCTGCAGCTAGAGTTGGTGGTTCTAAAGGAAAGCCTGGAAAGAATGATGGGTTGACCCCTGAACAACGTAGAGAAAG GGATGCAAAGGCACTGCAGGAGAAAACAGCTAAGAAAGCAGGTCAGGATGCAGGAGGGAATAATGCTGGTGGAAGCAAAAAATAG
- the LOC25498308 gene encoding alpha carbonic anhydrase 8: MEQKVAIMRLKVDLQCRKCCKKVKKILCKYPQIRDQIYDEKNGIVTIRVVCCSPEKVRDNICCQGGGTIKSIEIVEPPKPKPAPEKPKEPEKKPVPEAKPIAQPGPPKQNPSPAPAPAPAPAQAPAPLPSAAAPAVMFPQTAPMSILAYPSPVVPYGHVYGPGQGGPPQFYGRPVYDSYGWSGPCYVGHHHDCLREEEASTCTIS, translated from the exons ATGGAGCAGAAG GTTGCTATAATGAGACTCAAGGTTGACCTTCAATGTAGAAAATGCTGTAAGAAAGTCAAGAAGATCCTTTGCAAATACCCTC AAATTCGAGATCAAATATATGATGAGAAGAATGGTATAGTGACCATAAGAGTGGTGTGCTGCAGCCCAGAGAAGGTAAGAGACAATATTTGTTGTCAAGGGGGTGGTACCATCAAAAGCATAGAAATAGTTGAACCACCAAAACCCAAGCCAGCACCTGAGAAGCCCAAAGAGCCAGAAAAAAAGCCCGTGCCCGAGGCAAAGCCGATTGCACAACCTGGCCCGCCTAAACAAAATCCAAGTCCAGCTCCAGCTCCGGCACCAGCTCCGGCTCAGGCACCGGCTCCACTTCCTTCCGCGGCTGCACCAGCTGTAATGTTTCCTCAGACAGCGCCAATGTCCATTCTTGCATATCCTTCGCCAGTTGTTCCTTACGGGCATGTTTATGGTCCTGGACAAGGTGGCCCCCCACAGTTTTATGGGAGGCCCGTGTATGATAGTTATGGATGGAGTGGGCCTTGCTATGTAGGTCATCACCACGATTGCTTGCGCGAAGAAGAGGCGTCGACATGTACAATAAGTTGA